One Spinacia oleracea cultivar Varoflay chromosome 4, BTI_SOV_V1, whole genome shotgun sequence DNA segment encodes these proteins:
- the LOC110793530 gene encoding uncharacterized protein At5g08430, with protein sequence MVKRKGRNNSSNHQKKKKEKVEVQEIDAEVESEDYCFVCKDGGLLMVCDYKGCVKSYHPECVGKEESTEDADDQWICDWHHCLVCKRSSKYQCFCCKNAVCGSCFKRAQFAKTVRNKGFCNDCLKLALLGEEGVDIDSDGERVDFKDRETYEGLFKEYWDIIKEKEGLTLEDLHDADVQIKKDNDNSDEGELHKKRPHSSRKPVHHSDSDESVKEEETIELPSDDEHESDGAVIPEIVTSSNKKKPKPLPKRRKGPKKIEFVGWASKALIGFLGSIGVDTSTKLTQNDVASLISKYVHDNKLFDPDKKKKVLCDVRLRPLIGRKSISMYKINDALEGHFSENLEQSEGEGYSSGCEEDNNTLLPATKKQAWWRNVGSFQHKGSLMEKFQSKEAVLEEPKKPIVVAKVVYSQFATIALQNMKLVYLKKCIVEKLLEQCETFESKVVGSFVKVRPDAKKPYHLLPVKGIQNSGDEVLLQVSNLPNDVPIRLLSNDDLSEDDCTELRQKMDNGLLPKPTVVELEKKVNDLHEDMTKFWITRELSVLRSRIDLANEKGRRADLYEYRQRRDKLQSEEEQSRLLNEVPKVIADVIEVKPDSEETPQDDSSGNITVNPGENSEGNGNIPA encoded by the exons atggTGAAGAGGAAGGGAAGAAACAACAGCAGCAACCatcagaagaagaagaaggaaaaaGTTGAAGTACAAGAAATAGATGCAGAAGTTGAGTCTGAAGATTACTGCTTTGTTTGCAAAGATGGTGGTCTTTTGATGGTTTgtgattacaa GGGTTGTGTGAAATCTTATCACCCTGAATGTGTGGGTAAGGAAGAATCAACTGAAGATGCTGATGATCAATGGATTTGTG ACTGGCATCATTGTCTTGTTTGCAAAAGAAGTTCGAAGTATCAGTGTTTCTGCTGTAAGAATGCTGTTTGCGGAAGCTGCTTCAAGCGCGCTCAATTTGCAAAAACTGTACGCAATAAAGGTTTCTGCAATGACTGCCTTAAACTTGCATTACTCGGAGAGGAAGGCGTGGATATTGACTCAGATGGG GAAAGGGTGGACTTCAAAGACCGGGAAACATATGAAGGCCTTTTTAAGGAATACTGGGATATTATTAAGGAAAAAGAAGGATTGACCTTAGAAGATCTGCACGATGcagatgttcaaataaaaaaggaCAATGACAATTCTGACGAGGGCGAGTTACATAAAAAAAGGCCACATTCGTCTCGGAAGCCGGTGCACCACTCTGACTCGGATGAATCTGTCAAAGAGGAAGAAACCATTGAATTGCCATCTGATGATGAGCATGAAAGTGATGGTGCTGTAATACCAGAAATAGTTACTAGTAGTAATAAAAAGAAGCCCAAACCGTTGCCAAAAAGGCGCAAAGGtcctaaaaaaattgagtttgtGGGTTGGGCTTCGAAAGCTCTTATAGGGTTCCTTGGATCTATTGGAGTAGATACGAGCACGAAGCTAACACAGAATGATGTGGCTTCACTTATCAGTAAGTATGTACATGATAATAAACTGTTTGATCCAGATAAAAAGAAGAAGGTTCTATGTGATGTACGTCTGCGACCTTTAATAGGAAGAAAATCAATTAGCATGTATAAAATAAACGATGCTTTAGAAGGTCATTTTTCTGAAAACTTAGAGCAGTCAGAAGGTGAAGGATATAGTTCAGGATGTGAGGAGGACAATAATACTCTCTTGCCTGCTACAAAGAAGCAGGCTTGGTGGAGAAATGTTGGATCCTTTCAGCATAAAGGATCACTTATGGAAAAGTTTCAATCGAAAGAAGCCGTATTAGAGGAGCCTAAAAAACCAATTGTTGTTGCTAAAGTTGTTTATAGTCAGTTTGCAACAATAGCTCTGCAGAATATGAAGCTCGTTTATTTGAAGAAGTGTATAGTGGAAAAATTGTTGGAGCAGTGTGAGACTTTTGAAAGCAAAGTGGTGGGAAGCTTTGTGAAAGTCAGGCCGGATGCAAAGAAGCCATATCATCTCCTTCCAGTAAAAG GAATCCAGAACTCTGGTGATGAGGTTCTTCTTCAAGTATCTAATCTACCAAATGATGTCCCCATTCGCTTGCTATCAAATGATGATTTATCTGAG GATGACTGTACCGAGCTGCGCCAGAAAATGGACAATGGCCTTCTTCCAAAACCTACTGTT GTGGAGCTTGAGAAGAAAGTAAATGATCTCCATGAAGATATGACAAAATTT TGGATCACCAGAGAACTGTCTGTTCTACGGAGTCGCATTGATCTAGCAAATGAGAAGGGACGGAGAGCTGA TTTATATGAATATCGTCAAAGGAGAGACAAACTTCAGTCTGAGGAAGAGCAGTCACGTTTGCTAAATGAGGTCCCTAAAGTAATTGCAGATGTAATAGAGGTCAAGCCTGATTCTGAGGAGACTCCGCAAGATGATAGTTCTGGAAATATTACTGTAAATCCTGGTGAAAACTCTGAAGGCAATGGGAATATTCCGGCGTAA